In the Alkaliphilus oremlandii OhILAs genome, one interval contains:
- the rpmC gene encoding 50S ribosomal protein L29, whose amino-acid sequence MKTKEMRDMTNAELDQRLAELKGELFNLRFQLATGQLENPLRIRNVRKDIARAKTIIRENELKQARA is encoded by the coding sequence ATGAAAACTAAAGAAATGAGAGATATGACTAATGCTGAATTAGATCAAAGGCTAGCAGAATTAAAAGGTGAATTATTTAATTTACGTTTTCAATTAGCAACAGGCCAGCTTGAAAACCCTTTGAGAATTAGAAATGTTCGTAAGGATATTGCTAGAGCTAAGACAATCATTAGGGAAAATGAATTAAAGCAGGCAAGAGCGTAA
- the rplN gene encoding 50S ribosomal protein L14 produces MIQQESRLKVADNSGAKELLCIRVLGGTRRKYAHIGDVIVCSVKSATPGGVVKKGQVVKAVVVRTTNTTRRKDGSYIKFDENAAVIIKDDKQPTGTRIFGPVARELRDKNFMKIVSLAPEVL; encoded by the coding sequence ATGATACAACAAGAATCACGTCTTAAAGTTGCGGATAACTCTGGAGCAAAAGAATTACTTTGTATTCGTGTATTAGGTGGAACAAGAAGAAAGTACGCTCATATCGGCGATGTAATCGTTTGTTCGGTTAAAAGTGCAACACCAGGCGGAGTTGTTAAAAAAGGACAAGTTGTAAAAGCTGTAGTAGTAAGAACTACAAACACTACAAGAAGAAAAGATGGAAGCTATATTAAGTTTGATGAGAATGCTGCTGTTATAATCAAAGACGACAAGCAACCTACTGGAACACGTATATTTGGACCTGTAGCCAGAGAACTTAGAGATAAGAACTTTATGAAAATAGTTTCATTAGCTCCGGAAGTACTATAG
- the rplC gene encoding 50S ribosomal protein L3: MKGLVGRKIGMTQMFDETGLVIPVTVIEVEANAVTQVKTIEKDGYNAIQVGYGQINERNVNKPSKGHFDKAGVTPKRSLQEFRLESTEGFTAGQELKADLFKAGDKVDISGVSKGKGFQGVIKRHNQSRGPMAHGSRYHRGPGSMGAASYPSRVFKGKKLAGHMGHENVTIQNLEVVKVDVERNLLIVKGAVPGPKKGLLTINTSIKQGK, translated from the coding sequence ATGAAAGGTTTAGTAGGAAGAAAAATTGGTATGACACAGATGTTCGATGAAACAGGCTTAGTAATACCAGTAACAGTAATTGAAGTAGAAGCAAACGCAGTAACACAAGTAAAAACAATAGAAAAAGATGGTTATAACGCAATCCAAGTTGGATACGGTCAAATTAACGAGAGAAATGTTAATAAGCCAAGCAAAGGCCATTTTGATAAAGCAGGAGTAACACCAAAGAGATCTTTACAAGAATTTAGATTAGAAAGTACAGAAGGTTTCACTGCTGGACAAGAATTAAAAGCAGATCTTTTCAAAGCAGGAGACAAAGTAGATATTTCTGGTGTATCTAAAGGTAAAGGATTCCAAGGGGTTATCAAGAGACATAACCAAAGCAGAGGACCAATGGCTCACGGTTCTAGATACCACAGAGGTCCTGGATCTATGGGTGCTGCATCTTATCCTTCAAGAGTATTTAAGGGTAAAAAGCTTGCAGGACATATGGGTCATGAAAATGTAACAATCCAAAACCTTGAAGTTGTTAAGGTTGATGTAGAGAGAAACTTATTAATTGTAAAAGGTGCAGTACCAGGTCCAAAGAAGGGACTATTAACAATTAATACTAGTATAAAGCAAGGTAAATAA
- the rplW gene encoding 50S ribosomal protein L23, with amino-acid sequence MTNPHDIIIKPIITENSMDDMASKKYTFAVNKKANKIQVKQAVEAVFGVKVEKVNTMNMIGKVKRMGAKEGKRADWKKAIVTLRPDSKEIEFFEGM; translated from the coding sequence ATGACAAATCCACATGATATCATTATAAAACCAATAATTACTGAAAACAGTATGGATGATATGGCAAGCAAAAAGTATACTTTTGCTGTAAACAAAAAAGCAAATAAAATCCAAGTAAAGCAAGCTGTTGAAGCAGTGTTTGGCGTAAAAGTTGAAAAAGTAAACACAATGAATATGATTGGTAAAGTAAAAAGAATGGGCGCAAAAGAAGGAAAACGTGCTGATTGGAAAAAGGCTATTGTAACATTAAGACCGGACAGCAAAGAAATCGAATTCTTCGAAGGTATGTAA
- the rplB gene encoding 50S ribosomal protein L2 yields the protein MAIRKLKPTSPAKRQMTVSTFEEITTNQPEKSLLEPIKNSGGRNSYGRITVRHRGGAQKRHYRIIDFKRNKDGVPAKVATIEYDPNRSANIALLHYVDGEKRYIIAPQGLKVGDMVESGPNADIKTGNALPLANIPVGTMIHNIEMKPGKGAQLVRAAGNSAQLMAKEGKHALVRLPSTEVRYLPIDCKATIGQVGNQEHENITIGKAGRKRNMGIRPTVRGSAMNPNDHPHGGGEGRTSIGRPAPVTPWGKPALGYKTRDSKKASNKMIVSRRKK from the coding sequence ATGGCTATAAGAAAGTTAAAACCTACTTCACCTGCTAAAAGACAAATGACTGTTTCTACTTTTGAAGAAATAACTACGAATCAACCAGAAAAGTCATTATTAGAACCAATTAAAAACAGCGGTGGTAGAAACTCATATGGTAGAATTACTGTACGTCATAGAGGTGGCGCACAAAAAAGACACTATAGAATTATAGACTTTAAAAGAAATAAAGATGGTGTACCTGCAAAGGTTGCAACAATAGAGTACGATCCAAACAGAAGTGCGAACATCGCGTTATTGCACTATGTTGATGGTGAGAAAAGATATATCATAGCACCTCAAGGATTAAAAGTTGGGGATATGGTGGAATCTGGACCAAATGCGGATATTAAAACAGGAAATGCTTTACCTTTAGCAAATATTCCAGTTGGTACAATGATTCACAATATCGAAATGAAGCCAGGTAAAGGTGCACAGCTTGTTAGAGCAGCTGGAAACTCAGCACAATTAATGGCAAAGGAAGGAAAACATGCACTTGTAAGACTTCCATCCACAGAGGTAAGATATCTTCCGATTGATTGTAAAGCTACAATTGGTCAAGTAGGAAACCAAGAACACGAAAACATTACAATTGGTAAAGCAGGACGTAAGAGAAACATGGGTATCAGACCTACAGTTAGAGGATCTGCAATGAACCCGAATGACCATCCACACGGTGGTGGAGAAGGTAGAACATCAATTGGACGACCAGCTCCTGTTACGCCATGGGGTAAACCAGCTCTTGGATATAAAACTCGTGATAGTAAGAAAGCTTCAAATAAAATGATTGTATCTAGAAGAAAGAAATAG
- the tuf gene encoding elongation factor Tu: MAKEKFDRSKPHVNIGTIGHVDHGKTTLTAAITNTLNTRYGTGAAVAFDKIDKAPEERERGITISTSHVEYETPNRHYAHVDCPGHADYVKNMITGAAQMDGAILVCSAADGPMPQTREHILLSRQVGVPYIVVFLNKCDMVDDEELLELVEMEVRDLLNEYEFPGDDTPIVRGSALQALNDPAGPWGDKIVELFEHIDTYIPEPTRAIDKSFLMPVEDVFSITGRGTVATGRVERGIIKVQDEVELVGLQEDSRKIVVTGVEMFRKLLDQAQAGDNVGLLLRGIQRTEIQRGQVLCKPGTIKPHTKFKAEVYVLKKEEGGRHTPFFDGYRPQFYFRTTDVTGATKLPDGMEMVMPGDNVTMEIDLIHPIAIEEGLRFAIREGGRTVGSGVVASIIE; this comes from the coding sequence ATGGCAAAGGAAAAATTCGACAGAAGTAAACCCCATGTAAACATTGGAACAATTGGACACGTAGACCATGGAAAAACAACATTAACAGCAGCAATCACAAATACATTAAACACAAGATATGGAACAGGAGCAGCAGTAGCATTCGATAAAATCGATAAAGCTCCAGAAGAAAGAGAAAGAGGAATCACAATTTCAACATCTCACGTAGAGTACGAAACACCAAACAGACACTACGCACACGTAGACTGCCCAGGTCACGCGGACTACGTAAAGAACATGATCACAGGAGCAGCACAAATGGACGGAGCAATCCTAGTATGTTCAGCAGCAGATGGTCCAATGCCACAAACAAGAGAGCATATCCTATTATCAAGACAAGTAGGTGTACCATACATCGTAGTATTCTTAAACAAATGTGATATGGTAGATGACGAAGAATTATTAGAGTTAGTAGAGATGGAAGTAAGAGATCTATTAAACGAGTATGAATTCCCAGGAGACGATACACCAATCGTAAGAGGATCAGCATTACAAGCATTAAATGATCCAGCAGGCCCATGGGGAGATAAGATCGTAGAATTATTCGAGCATATCGACACATATATTCCTGAACCAACAAGAGCAATAGACAAATCATTCCTAATGCCAGTAGAGGACGTATTCTCAATTACAGGTAGAGGAACAGTAGCAACAGGAAGAGTAGAAAGAGGAATCATCAAGGTACAAGACGAAGTTGAGTTAGTAGGACTTCAAGAAGATTCAAGAAAGATTGTAGTAACAGGAGTAGAGATGTTCAGAAAGTTATTAGACCAAGCGCAAGCAGGAGATAACGTAGGATTACTATTAAGAGGAATCCAAAGAACAGAGATCCAAAGAGGACAAGTATTATGTAAGCCAGGAACAATCAAACCACATACAAAGTTCAAGGCAGAGGTATACGTATTAAAGAAAGAAGAAGGTGGAAGACATACACCATTCTTCGATGGATACAGACCACAATTCTACTTTAGAACAACAGACGTAACAGGTGCAACAAAGTTACCAGACGGAATGGAAATGGTAATGCCAGGAGATAACGTAACAATGGAAATCGACTTAATTCACCCAATCGCAATAGAAGAAGGACTAAGATTTGCGATTCGTGAAGGTGGAAGAACAGTAGGATCCGGCGTAGTTGCTTCTATCATCGAGTAA
- the rpsQ gene encoding 30S ribosomal protein S17 gives MERNLRKTRVGRVVSDKMDKTITVLVEDFVRHPLYGKAVKRTKKFKAHDEMNECRIGDRVRIMETKPLSKDKRWRLVQIVEKAK, from the coding sequence GTGGAAAGAAATCTTAGAAAGACAAGAGTAGGTCGAGTTGTAAGTGACAAAATGGATAAAACAATCACTGTTTTAGTAGAAGATTTTGTTCGTCATCCACTGTATGGAAAAGCTGTTAAAAGAACAAAAAAATTCAAAGCTCATGACGAGATGAATGAGTGTAGAATTGGGGATCGTGTAAGAATTATGGAAACTAAGCCTTTATCTAAAGATAAGAGATGGAGATTAGTTCAAATTGTAGAAAAAGCTAAGTAG
- the fusA gene encoding elongation factor G codes for MPRQISLEKTRNIGIMAHIDAGKTTTTERILFYAGKIRKVAETHEGGAQMDWMEQEKERGITITSAATTCQWKEHKVNIIDTPGHVDFTVEVERSLRVLDGSVAVFCAKGGVQPQSETVWRQADKYRVPRMAFINKMDILGADFYQTIGMIKDRLGTNPVPLQLPIGKEDTFVGIVDLIKMNAVIYKDDLGQDMETTEIPEDMKELAREYREKLVEAAAETDEELMMKYLEGEELTEEEIVAGIRRGTVNVQFTPVICGSSYKNKGVQLLLDAVVAYMPSPLDIPAIKGITPDDEEEVERHSDDNEPFSALAFKIMADPYVGKLAFFRVYSGVLDAGSHVLNSTKGKRERIGRILQMHANTREEVSTVYAGDIAAAVGLKDTTTGDTLCDPDHVVILESMVFPEPVIHVAVEPKTKAGQEKMGIALQKLAEEDPTFKTYTDEETGQTIIAGMGELHLEIIVDRLLREFKVEANVGKPQVAYKETITQAVEVECKYARQSGGRGQYGHVKIRVIPQEPGKGYEFANQVVGGTIPKEYIPAVDAGIQGAMQAGVLGGYEVVDVRVELYDGSYHDVDSSEMAFKIAGSMAFKDGMRKGKAVLLEPYMKVEVTTPEDYMGEVIGDLNSRRGKIEGMEARSNGMQVINAYVPLSEMFGYATDLRSKTQGRATYSMHFDHYEAVPASIAEKITASK; via the coding sequence GTGCCAAGGCAGATATCCCTAGAAAAAACAAGAAATATTGGTATAATGGCGCATATTGACGCCGGAAAAACAACAACTACTGAAAGAATCCTATTCTATGCTGGAAAAATCCGTAAAGTAGCAGAAACTCATGAGGGTGGAGCTCAAATGGACTGGATGGAACAGGAAAAAGAAAGAGGTATCACAATTACCTCTGCTGCTACAACTTGTCAGTGGAAAGAACATAAGGTTAACATCATAGATACACCAGGACACGTGGACTTTACTGTAGAGGTAGAGCGTTCCCTAAGGGTACTAGATGGATCTGTGGCTGTATTCTGTGCAAAGGGTGGGGTTCAACCTCAGTCTGAAACAGTTTGGAGACAAGCTGATAAGTACAGAGTACCTAGAATGGCATTCATTAACAAAATGGATATTCTAGGTGCAGACTTCTACCAAACAATTGGTATGATTAAGGATAGACTAGGAACAAATCCAGTTCCTCTACAATTACCAATCGGTAAAGAGGATACTTTTGTGGGTATTGTTGACCTTATTAAAATGAACGCTGTTATCTACAAAGATGATTTAGGTCAAGATATGGAAACCACAGAAATTCCTGAAGATATGAAAGAATTAGCTCGAGAGTACAGAGAGAAGTTAGTGGAAGCAGCTGCTGAAACTGACGAAGAGTTAATGATGAAATATCTAGAGGGTGAGGAGTTAACAGAAGAAGAAATCGTAGCTGGTATTAGAAGAGGTACAGTTAATGTACAATTTACACCAGTTATATGTGGATCTTCTTACAAAAATAAAGGCGTACAATTATTGCTTGATGCAGTAGTTGCTTATATGCCATCTCCGCTAGATATACCTGCTATTAAAGGAATTACTCCAGATGATGAAGAAGAAGTTGAAAGACATTCTGACGATAATGAGCCATTCTCTGCTTTAGCATTTAAGATCATGGCTGACCCTTATGTTGGAAAGTTAGCTTTTTTCAGAGTTTACTCAGGAGTACTTGATGCTGGTTCTCACGTATTAAATTCTACAAAGGGTAAGAGAGAGAGAATTGGGCGTATTCTACAAATGCATGCGAATACAAGAGAAGAAGTCTCTACTGTATATGCAGGAGATATAGCGGCTGCAGTAGGTCTTAAAGATACAACAACAGGAGATACATTATGTGATCCTGATCACGTTGTAATTCTTGAGTCTATGGTATTCCCAGAGCCAGTTATTCACGTTGCGGTAGAACCGAAAACAAAAGCTGGTCAAGAAAAAATGGGCATTGCACTACAAAAACTTGCTGAAGAGGATCCTACCTTTAAGACTTATACTGATGAAGAAACTGGTCAAACCATCATCGCTGGTATGGGAGAGCTTCACTTAGAAATTATCGTAGATCGACTTCTAAGAGAATTCAAGGTTGAAGCGAATGTTGGTAAACCTCAGGTTGCATACAAAGAAACAATCACTCAAGCGGTTGAAGTTGAATGCAAATACGCTCGCCAATCTGGTGGACGTGGACAATACGGTCATGTTAAAATCCGTGTTATTCCTCAAGAGCCAGGTAAAGGTTATGAGTTTGCTAACCAAGTGGTTGGTGGAACTATTCCTAAGGAATATATCCCAGCTGTTGATGCTGGTATCCAAGGTGCTATGCAAGCAGGTGTTCTTGGAGGATATGAAGTTGTTGACGTTAGAGTTGAGTTATATGATGGTTCTTACCATGATGTTGACTCTTCTGAAATGGCCTTCAAGATTGCTGGTTCTATGGCATTCAAAGATGGTATGAGAAAAGGTAAGGCAGTATTGCTTGAGCCTTATATGAAGGTTGAAGTTACTACACCAGAAGATTATATGGGCGAGGTTATTGGTGACCTGAACTCAAGACGTGGTAAGATTGAAGGTATGGAAGCAAGATCAAACGGAATGCAAGTTATCAACGCATACGTTCCGCTATCTGAAATGTTTGGATATGCGACAGACCTTCGTTCTAAGACACAAGGTCGTGCAACTTACTCAATGCACTTTGATCATTATGAAGCAGTACCTGCAAGTATTGCTGAAAAAATTACAGCTAGCAAATAG
- the rplP gene encoding 50S ribosomal protein L16 translates to MLMPKRVKRRRVHRGKMRGQAHKGNTISYGEYGLMAMEPAWITSNQIEAARIAMTRYIKRGGKVWIKIFPHKPVTKKPAETRMGAGKGSPEYWVAVVKPGRVMFELSGVSEERAREAMRLAMHKLPIKCKFVTREDQEVKGGEANEN, encoded by the coding sequence ATGTTAATGCCTAAAAGAGTGAAACGTAGAAGAGTGCATAGAGGAAAAATGAGAGGTCAAGCCCATAAAGGAAATACAATTTCTTATGGCGAATATGGCTTAATGGCAATGGAGCCTGCATGGATTACTTCAAATCAAATTGAAGCAGCGCGTATTGCGATGACAAGATATATTAAAAGAGGGGGTAAAGTTTGGATTAAAATTTTCCCTCACAAACCAGTTACTAAAAAACCAGCTGAAACTCGTATGGGTGCCGGTAAAGGTTCACCAGAATATTGGGTAGCAGTTGTAAAACCAGGAAGAGTTATGTTCGAACTTTCAGGAGTTTCTGAAGAGAGAGCAAGAGAAGCGATGAGACTAGCTATGCATAAACTTCCAATCAAATGTAAATTTGTAACACGTGAAGATCAAGAAGTAAAGGGTGGTGAAGCTAATGAAAACTAA
- a CDS encoding type Z 30S ribosomal protein S14, with product MAKTSLKVKQQRTQKYQTREYSRCKICGRPHAYLRKFGICRICFRELAYKGQIPGVKKASW from the coding sequence GTGGCAAAAACGTCTCTTAAGGTAAAACAACAAAGAACACAGAAATACCAAACAAGAGAATACAGTAGATGTAAAATTTGTGGTAGACCACATGCTTATTTAAGAAAATTTGGCATTTGCCGTATTTGTTTCAGAGAATTAGCCTATAAAGGTCAAATACCAGGTGTTAAAAAAGCAAGCTGGTAA
- the rpsC gene encoding 30S ribosomal protein S3 produces the protein MGQKVNPHGLRVGIIKDWDTKWYANKRDFGDLLVEDNEIRKFVKKKLFLSGVSRIEIERAANNKVKVNVHTAKPGMVIGKGGQGVEDLRKDIEKISKKNVAVNVIEVKRPETDAQLVAENVAFQLERRVSFRRAMKQVMQRAMKSGAKGIKVATSGRLGGAEMARTEGYSQGNVPLQTLRADINYGFAEADTTYGKLGIKVWIYKGEVLPTKGRVASNNEEVVGNVEKNTRGKKREAK, from the coding sequence ATGGGTCAAAAAGTAAATCCACATGGATTGCGTGTTGGTATCATCAAGGATTGGGATACGAAATGGTATGCCAACAAGAGAGACTTCGGAGATCTTTTAGTGGAAGATAATGAAATCCGTAAATTCGTTAAAAAGAAGCTTTTCTTATCTGGTGTTTCTAGAATTGAAATAGAGAGAGCGGCTAACAATAAAGTGAAAGTAAACGTTCATACTGCTAAGCCAGGAATGGTTATTGGTAAAGGTGGTCAAGGCGTTGAAGATCTAAGAAAAGATATCGAGAAAATCAGCAAGAAAAATGTTGCAGTAAATGTTATCGAGGTAAAACGCCCAGAAACAGATGCTCAATTAGTTGCTGAAAACGTTGCGTTCCAACTTGAAAGAAGGGTTTCCTTCAGAAGAGCAATGAAGCAAGTAATGCAAAGAGCAATGAAATCAGGAGCAAAAGGTATTAAGGTGGCTACTTCTGGAAGACTTGGTGGAGCAGAGATGGCTCGTACTGAAGGATATAGCCAAGGAAACGTACCACTTCAAACATTAAGAGCGGATATCAATTATGGATTTGCTGAGGCAGATACAACTTACGGTAAGCTAGGAATTAAAGTTTGGATATACAAAGGAGAAGTACTTCCTACTAAAGGTAGAGTAGCTTCTAACAATGAAGAAGTAGTTGGAAATGTTGAAAAGAACACAAGAGGCAAGAAAAGAGAAGCGAAATAA
- the rplX gene encoding 50S ribosomal protein L24, giving the protein MHVKKGDTVVVITGKDKGKKGKVLQVLPKKNRVIVEGVAMVTKHQKPNQQMQQGGRIEQEAAIDASNVMIWDKKANQGVRVGYKLENGKKVRVSKKTGEVID; this is encoded by the coding sequence GTGCACGTTAAGAAAGGCGATACAGTAGTAGTAATCACTGGAAAAGATAAAGGTAAGAAGGGAAAAGTACTTCAAGTACTTCCTAAGAAAAACAGAGTTATTGTTGAAGGTGTAGCTATGGTGACTAAGCATCAAAAACCTAATCAACAAATGCAACAAGGTGGAAGAATCGAGCAAGAAGCTGCAATCGATGCTTCTAATGTAATGATTTGGGATAAAAAAGCGAACCAAGGTGTTAGAGTAGGATATAAATTAGAGAACGGTAAAAAAGTAAGAGTAAGTAAAAAGACCGGAGAAGTAATTGATTAA
- the rpsJ gene encoding 30S ribosomal protein S10, with amino-acid sequence MAKNNQKIRIRLKAYDHMALDQSAEKIVETAKKSGAEVSGPVPLPTEKQIITILRAVHKYKDSREQFEMRTHKRLIDILNPTPKTVDALMRLDLPAGVDIEIKL; translated from the coding sequence ATGGCTAAGAACAATCAAAAAATTAGAATCAGATTAAAAGCATATGATCATATGGCATTAGATCAATCTGCTGAAAAAATTGTTGAAACTGCTAAGAAAAGTGGTGCAGAAGTTTCAGGTCCAGTTCCACTACCAACTGAAAAACAAATTATCACTATTCTAAGAGCTGTTCACAAATACAAAGATTCTAGAGAGCAGTTTGAAATGAGAACACATAAGAGATTAATTGATATTTTAAACCCAACTCCAAAAACTGTAGATGCATTAATGAGATTAGATTTACCTGCAGGAGTTGACATTGAAATCAAATTATAA
- the rplE gene encoding 50S ribosomal protein L5, whose protein sequence is MARLKDMYKSEVAPAMMEKFGYKSVMEIPKIEKIVVNMGLGDSKDNPKGLEAAVKELGIITGQKPVVTRAKKSVANFKLRQGMPIGAKVTLRGEKMYEFADRLLNIALPRVRDFRGVNPNAFDGRGNYALGIKEQLIFPEIEYDKVEKLHGMDIIFVTTAKTDEESRELLKLMGMPFAK, encoded by the coding sequence ATGGCTAGACTTAAAGATATGTACAAAAGTGAAGTTGCTCCTGCTATGATGGAGAAGTTCGGATATAAAAGCGTAATGGAGATTCCAAAAATAGAGAAAATAGTAGTAAATATGGGCCTTGGTGATTCTAAGGACAATCCAAAAGGACTTGAAGCAGCGGTTAAAGAACTAGGAATCATTACTGGACAAAAGCCTGTTGTTACAAGAGCAAAGAAATCTGTTGCTAACTTTAAACTTCGTCAAGGAATGCCAATCGGCGCTAAAGTAACTTTAAGAGGAGAAAAAATGTATGAGTTTGCAGACAGACTACTAAACATTGCTCTTCCAAGGGTAAGAGACTTTAGAGGTGTAAATCCTAACGCCTTTGACGGTAGAGGAAACTATGCTTTAGGTATTAAAGAGCAATTAATTTTCCCAGAGATCGAATACGATAAAGTGGAAAAATTGCATGGAATGGACATCATCTTCGTAACAACTGCAAAAACAGACGAAGAAAGTCGGGAATTATTAAAACTAATGGGTATGCCTTTTGCAAAGTAA
- the rplV gene encoding 50S ribosomal protein L22, with protein sequence MEAKAIVRYVRIAPRKAQQVVDLVRGKKVDEALAILKYTPKAAAPIVEKLVKSAVANAENNNGMDIDRLYISEIYANQGPTMKRFRPRAMGRATTIRKRTSHIEVVLKEK encoded by the coding sequence GTGGAAGCAAAAGCAATCGTTAGGTACGTAAGAATCGCACCTAGAAAAGCACAACAAGTAGTTGACCTTGTTAGAGGTAAGAAGGTTGACGAAGCATTAGCAATTCTAAAATATACTCCAAAAGCAGCTGCGCCAATTGTTGAGAAGTTAGTAAAATCTGCTGTGGCAAATGCTGAAAACAATAATGGCATGGACATAGATCGTTTATATATTTCTGAGATCTATGCAAACCAAGGGCCAACAATGAAGAGATTTAGACCAAGAGCTATGGGTCGTGCAACAACTATTAGAAAAAGAACGAGTCATATCGAGGTTGTACTGAAGGAAAAATAA
- the rpsS gene encoding 30S ribosomal protein S19 — protein sequence MSRSLKKGPFIHQGLLKKIEEMNAKNEKKVIKTWSRASTIFPQMIGHTIAVHDGRKHVPVYVTEDMVGHKLGEFALTRTYRGHDDNEKTTKRK from the coding sequence ATGAGTAGATCACTTAAAAAAGGACCTTTTATTCACCAAGGACTTCTTAAAAAAATAGAAGAGATGAACGCTAAAAACGAAAAAAAGGTAATTAAGACATGGTCTAGAGCGTCCACAATTTTCCCACAAATGATCGGTCATACAATCGCTGTTCATGACGGAAGAAAACACGTTCCGGTATATGTTACTGAAGATATGGTAGGTCATAAACTAGGAGAGTTCGCTTTAACAAGAACTTACAGAGGACATGACGACAACGAAAAAACAACAAAGAGAAAATAA
- the rplD gene encoding 50S ribosomal protein L4: MPKVAIYNVSGQQVSEIELSENVFGVEVNEHAMYEVVKNQLANRRQGTQSAKTRAEVRGGGRKPWKQKGTGRARVGSIRSPLWVGGGIVFAPKPRDYSYTIPKKVRRLALKSALTSKVNSNELIVLDELKLDAPKTKEMVNILKNLNVDKKALIVMGEKSEAVIKSANNIQGVQTALVNTINVYDILKYDKLIITKDAVQKVEEVYA, translated from the coding sequence ATGCCTAAAGTAGCTATATATAATGTTTCAGGACAACAAGTTAGTGAAATTGAACTAAGTGAAAACGTGTTCGGAGTAGAAGTAAATGAACATGCAATGTATGAGGTTGTAAAAAACCAATTAGCAAATAGAAGACAAGGTACTCAATCAGCAAAGACAAGAGCTGAGGTAAGAGGTGGCGGTAGAAAACCTTGGAAGCAAAAAGGAACAGGTAGAGCCCGTGTAGGAAGTATCCGTTCACCACTATGGGTTGGTGGAGGTATCGTATTTGCTCCAAAACCAAGAGATTACAGCTACACAATACCAAAGAAAGTTAGAAGATTAGCACTTAAATCTGCTCTTACTTCAAAAGTAAACAGCAATGAGCTAATCGTATTAGATGAATTAAAATTAGATGCTCCAAAAACAAAGGAAATGGTAAACATCCTTAAAAACTTAAATGTGGATAAGAAAGCTCTTATCGTAATGGGTGAGAAGAGTGAGGCTGTTATCAAATCTGCAAACAATATTCAAGGAGTACAAACAGCACTAGTGAACACAATTAATGTGTATGATATATTAAAGTATGATAAATTAATTATCACAAAAGATGCTGTTCAAAAAGTGGAGGAGGTGTACGCATAA
- the rpsH gene encoding 30S ribosomal protein S8 translates to MTMTDPIADMLTRIRNGNMAKHETIDIPASNMKKEIANILLEEGFIKGFDVIEDGKQGIIRMQLKYGKNKEKVITGIKKISKPGLRVYAKKDEIPRVLGGLGIAIISTSRGIITDKVARKEGVGGEVIAYIW, encoded by the coding sequence ATGACAATGACAGATCCAATAGCGGATATGCTGACTCGTATAAGAAATGGTAATATGGCAAAACATGAGACAATTGATATTCCTGCTTCAAACATGAAGAAAGAAATCGCAAACATTCTTCTTGAAGAAGGATTCATAAAAGGATTCGATGTAATCGAAGACGGTAAACAAGGCATTATTAGAATGCAATTAAAGTACGGAAAAAACAAAGAAAAAGTAATCACAGGTATCAAGAAAATATCTAAACCTGGATTAAGAGTGTATGCAAAGAAGGATGAGATTCCTAGAGTATTAGGTGGATTAGGAATTGCAATCATCTCCACTTCAAGAGGAATTATTACTGATAAAGTAGCTAGAAAAGAAGGCGTTGGCGGAGAGGTTATTGCTTACATCTGGTAA